GCGATTGCTGTTCAACCTACCTCGACTCTCAAGACCAAACAGCTTGTGCCCCAAAACAAAGACGCGACTAAAGACAAAACGCCGCTACAGGCTATATCGCAGGGCGTTTGCCTGCCAGGCATACCTCTCTTCTCTTCGCACGATAAAGAACGCGCATGGATTCTCAATCACATGGCCGGAGCGTTCCGTGTGTTTGCTCGTAAAGGCTTTACTGAAGGTATGAGCGGTCACATTAGCGTTCGCGACCCTGAGAATCCGCATACCTTCTGGACCAACCCCCTGGGAAAACACTTTGCCACTCTCAAAGCCTCAGACATGATATTGGTCGACTACGATGGCAAAGCTATAGGAGGAAACACAAGTCGACCCGCGAACGCCGCAGGTTTCCTAATACACTCGGCGGTGCACAAAGCAAGACCAGATGTAAATGCTGCGTGTCACACCCACGGAAAAGCGGGTAAGGCGTGGAGCGCTTTTGCCCGGCCACTCGAGATGATTAACCAGGACGTGACCTACTTTTACGGTGATGCTCAGGCAGTCTATACCGAGTTCGGTGGGGTCGTGTTTAgtgaagaagaaggacaGCGCCTGGCGGATGCCTTGGGACCAAAGGGTAAAGGCATGATCTTGCGAAATCATGGGCTATTGGTGAGTACATCATCATGCCAGCAGTCGCTCTCCACGGGTCGTCATTCTAATTGATCCTAGACCGTCGGAGGTACAGTCGACGAGGCGGCGTACCTTTACACACTCATGGAGCGGTCGTGTGAGATACAACTTATGGTCGAAGCTGCAGCGGCCAATGGTGTCCCGAAGGTGTTCGTTGACGATGATGCTGCAGCATATACCTTCAAGATGGCCAGCGATCCGGAGAGCCTATACTGCGAGTTCCAGCCTGACTTAGAGTATGAGCAGGAACTCAGCAATGGCGCCTTTGACATTTAAAATTCGGCTTTGCCAATAATACTTCGTCAATGCTGCCTACTCTTTGTGCTGCCAGTTGCTGTGGCCTTTCTGTTGTCGCGGATTCCAGTCAAATCCGGCTACGTTTGCAGTAACTCGAATTTTGGTCCGTCAGACACATAGCAACAAACTGAATTAAATAGCCAGCTGCTGAACAAAAGACTGAAGTCGAATACCAAGGTTTTCCAAGGCTTCGAGATCGCTCTCCACCAGGCCTGAAAGCCAAGCCGCCGTTCCCTATTGTTCCTGCAGCACGGGCCAGCGCAATTCTAGAGCATTGGCCAGCCCCGCAACTGATCTAGACTACGTATGTGCAAAGTTTCTCTGGTACAGGCTTTCCTGGACGGCTCAAGCAGAGTCGCAAGCTATGCTTGAGGTCTCCAGACAATGCTGCTCTTGTGAAGGCGGCGCCCCAGCCTTCACAAAACTTCGATGCAATTGCTGCAACCACGTGAGTTACCGGTATCTCGTTTTCGACGAACGCCTACGACCCGCACCACAGAGCTCTTGTGTTTGCGCAGGGATACTCCAGACGTCGCGTCGGACGATGTCGATACTTTCAAAAATTCCGATGAGGCGCTACCGGTAGTTTGTCTGACGTTGGGCAGCGTACGATTTCAGTGATGCAAGATCAAAAGCTATCTGCAGGCTTAACTGCCTACAGCTTTGTTTTGTGGAACGGCACTTGCAAGAGTGGCTCTTCCTACTGACGGTATATCTCGATGTTCACAGCCTTGAGTATGATATCTGTGAGACAGGATTGTAGAGCAGCTTCTTGTTTACAGACGCGTGAGTCTAGGCTTGTAATCCTAatttattgttattattgtACTCTACTATCTAGTAAAAGATGATGTTGCGGTGTTCTGGTATTCTTCCGGTTCTAGGCGTTTGTGAGCACGGTTTTTCAACACAACGCAGCCACGTGGTTGGGTGACTTTGGCCCTATTTGTCGTTCTGCTGAAATCCTTCCCGGTAGATCACAAATGCGAGGCCTTAGGCACGATCAACGCACCCGCCCGGCCAATCTGCTGAACGTCTCCCCGTAAACAGCCGATTTGGAGGCTTTGCAATTACAACGTAATACGACGATGTCCTTCCTGCATTGGCTCGGTGCAAGGTGCACGCTTGCTTTCCTGCGCCAAGAGCCGAACAAGCCACCGAATTGAATTGTTTCTTGCCAAGCCCGCCATCTCACGATAGGGAAAACATGGTGCCTACTCCGCATATCGCCTCGTCAGCCGGACCTCGAAAGACGGGCACTACTTTCCGCTTTCCAAGCACTGCTCACGACGCGTGCATGGCGGCTGTACACCTGGGCAAGTGCGAAGGAACTCGATAGCTCTTGGCAGAGGTTGAATTCACTCATCTGCCCTGCAAGTGCAGTGCTTTCCTTGGCACTTGCCCGTTGTGATCCAGCGTGGAACAGCGTAATAGTGTCAGGAGGCCGAGTTCACTTCGTCAGTATATAAGAGCAATTGTGCACACAACCTGAGGGCCACTCTCTTGTCCACTGTTGCCACAGTTTCCCACATCGGTCATGCTCTTCTTGTCTCTAGCTCTTGTCACAGCGCTTGCGCCAGCCGTTCTTGGATGCCCACAGCACTCCAACAACAAACGATCACATCTGCAAGGACGCCAGACCAATCCCACACAGAACCCCAATGCCAACACCACACAGAACATCTGGACATACGAGGTTTGTCCATCCGTCTCTGTTTCCAAAAGGCTGTATGACTAAAATTCACCTCAGGCTTCTTTCAACTGGGGCAAGCTGAGCCCCGATTACCGTCTTTGCCAAACTGGTACACAGCAATCGCCCATTGCACTCTCCCTTGGCAATGGACTATCACTGAATCACGTTCCGAGATTCAATTATACCGGTGCAGTGGCTGGCAATTTCTTTAACTGGGGCTATGGTCCCGCTTTTACACTCGCACACAACGGAGACTGGACATCACACCCAAGTTTTTCTTACGATAACGAGACGCTCTACCTGAAGGGGTGGCACATCCACGCGCCGGCCGATCATTCAGTTGGAGGCGATCGTAGTAAGGCTGAGATGCACTTCGTCCACGTTGATTCCCAGGGCCACGAGGCCGCTGTTCTTGCATTCCGGCTAGACCCTGGCAATTTCAACAGCACCTTCTTTGATCAGCTGCCCCCAATGATCGGTTTCGATGACATGGGCACTCAGGAGCCTGTTGAGCTGGATCTGACGCTTGCTATGGAGTCAGTGCAGTATTTCAACGAGTTTTGGACTTATCAGGGTAGCTTGACCAGCCCGCCTTGTCACGAGGGAATTAGGTGGTTTGTCGCTAGGCAGATCATGTTCACCGGTGTCGAGCAGATGCAGGCGATTCTAGGCGCGAGCACTTACTCTGCAAGAGCCGAGCAGGAAGTTTGGCAACATCGCATTAACGAATAGCTTTACTATAAAGGGGGGCAATCCTGGCAATATGAGCGGCGTCGTAGAGGATGTGTTACGCATGCACATGAGTTAGACAGACATTGTTTGTACGCATATACCCGAAGCCACTAAATAGTCAATGGATTGATGGTAGTAACGAAGTGCAATGAATTGACGGTTTTTAGACAATGGATATGACACACCGGAACCCGAAGTCTTGTTAGCCCGTTTGTTGTTATGCACAAATAATTATGTTTGAAATATCTTGGAGGTCCACtcttgatgatgatgatgatgatgatgaatGTAATCATCGCCGCTATGAATCTTGTTAGATGATCCAACTCCTGTAGGGTACTGTGGACGTGCGAAGCAGTGGAGTTACGGTTCGCCCTGCCCCCGAACGCTGTTCTATGTATGTTGGCCGCTTAGGCTCCTTCGAGGACTGCTCCTGCGACCTACCAAAAGAGCCCACTAAGTCATTCATCCAGCCCCGCCAATGCCGCAGATCACACCACCAGTGCTTAGTATCCACGCTGAATTTCGAGCTTCATTTACAATCTACAAATAGTTCTTTTATTACTTTTGGAGATAACTTTTCCTTTGCCCAAACACATAGCCACATTAGACCTCTTTAAATTAGATGGGCGTACAATCCTGGGTATGGCTCCCATGAAAACCTTCGCAACCATTTGATATCAGTCCAAAATGCTGAGAATGAAAGTATATTCTAGTTCTTGGAGCGGGTGCCGTGGGTAATATGGTTGGCAAAGCGATTCTAGAGAGTGGCGGCGATGTACTCTTCCTCAATCTGGCACCACATATGCCTGAGGACTAATGTTGTGAGTAGTATCTAAATCGCTTGGGTGCCTCATTGAGCCATTAGGCAGGCGACGTTCTTGCATCAGTATCAGCTGCAGACGAATAAGTTTGTTACTACCAGCTCAACGTCCAAGATGAAGAGACTATCAAGAGAAACTACGCTACCCGATACAAGGTCTTGTATGTTGTGCTGCTATCTCGGGGGATAGCGACGCATGTGACTATTCAGCTACCTTTTCCCGTCAAATCCTCGACGCCAACGTCACCGGTACTTTCCTTATGGCTCGCGCAGTGGCAGACGAGATGCGCTGCGCTAACGTCACAGGAAGCATTGTTCTCATCGCAAGTATGAGCGGGCACATATGTAACCGTGGGATTAACAATTCAGCGTACAATGCCTCAAAAACAGCAGTACATCAGCTTGCTCGTTCACTGACGGCTGAGTGGGGACACCCCCAGAACACGTTTTCGGGAAGCACCGCGACTGAGACGAGCCCGAATCTAGGTATGGAGCCTAGACTGGTACACCTATTAATCAGAGTCAATACACTGAGTTCTGGGCACGTCGATACGCCACTGAGTGAGGCTGCGCGAGTGAGAGGATTGACGGGTGAGTGGACGAAGCAGAACAAGCTAGGTAGGATCAGTGAACCCGAGGAATTTAGAGCACTGGTGTTGTTTCTTTTGAGTGAGGGCACTAGCTACATGACTGGCGCGGTGGGTTTTCCTGTTTGTGGTTGCTTATAGCGCATGTACCACTGATAACAGAAACAGGATCTTTGGGTGGATGGAGGTCACTGCGCATGGTAGCCACCCTTGTATGCTATGGAAACATTTGGACGCGGCAGCAGCCTTCCAGGTTCTGTAGCTTTACGCGGAAAGGTGGTAAAGCTCTTAGAGCCCTGTTTACTGTAGGCGGAACTTGTTGTAGATGTCTGCATATTCGAGAACATGGCAGGTTTGTGCGAAACTATTTCCACCCTTTGAACAGCTCAAGAGAGGCCTTCTAATATTAAATCACCTTTGCAGCACCAGAGCCGAAATCTCGTTTCGCTTGATAGTCTTCGCCTAAGGTAAAACTCCCTCGACATTAACTCCAACTTAGCACGGATGAAGATAGATTTGGTTCTTTCGTTTATCAAGAGCATATAGTAGCCATCTGCAAGCAGCAACCTCGTGCTTCCTGCCAACAAGCTATATGAGCTGACGGCGTGCGGATCAATTTGATCTGGTGAGCGTGTCGAACATCACTTCGATCCCGAGGTTATTCCAACAAGATATTAGAAAAGTTATAGATATGGTTAGACTATATGAAAACGCGACAAGAGTTTAAAGCATACTGAAAGAACGGAAAGGTCCCTTAGTGATGCAGATCTATTCTTTGACAACGTACCCAGCATCACCGAACCAGAGCTGGTGACTACCACGGTAACTGGAGGGGCGTTGGAAGTGTATCTTTAGAGCCAAGTACCGAGTCTGCGGTACCGATATCACTATTAAAGTCAGCTCACGTGCCAAAAAGATCCGACAAGCGGGTTTGAAGACTCACCCGGGTCCTCGCGGTGCCCAATACTCTCCAGTCCTCCTAATGTCGAAAGTCTCAATCCAGTCCGCAAGTGATATGGCCGCCACTTCGGGGGTTACAGCGCCGCCTGCGTCCCAGAACTTGTCAAAACCAACTCCTTTGGTCATTTCTGTCCGCATGAACCCTGGGTGAACAGTTGCTATGGCGATTTCTCGCTCCTTTAGGTCCAAACTCAACAGTTTCGC
This genomic window from Ascochyta rabiei chromosome 11, complete sequence contains:
- a CDS encoding Carbonic anhydrase, which produces MLFLSLALVTALAPAVLGCPQHSNNKRSHLQGRQTNPTQNPNANTTQNIWTYEASFNWGKLSPDYRLCQTGTQQSPIALSLGNGLSLNHVPRFNYTGAVAGNFFNWGYGPAFTLAHNGDWTSHPSFSYDNETLYLKGWHIHAPADHSVGGDRSKAEMHFVHVDSQGHEAAVLAFRLDPGNFNSTFFDQLPPMIGFDDMGTQEPVELDLTLAMESVQYFNEFWTYQGSLTSPPCHEGIRWFVARQIMFTGVEQMQAILGASTYSARAEQEVWQHRINE